A genomic stretch from Candidatus Hydrogenisulfobacillus filiaventi includes:
- a CDS encoding Acetyltransferase yields the protein MPKPLERRARYMPGLDGLRALAVLAVIAYHLRLPWAPGGLLGVGVFFTLSGYLITDIIATEVRDTGRLRWARFWRRRAQRLLPALWVMLLLVTAWVALREPGLLPSLRGELAAAFFYVSNWWDIFRHVSYFSSFLPDPFKHLWSLAVEEQFYLLWPLIAVLILKTGRPWLQALLTVLLALLSAAWMAWLYHPGTVPNRVYYGTDTRAFALLIGAALAFLWPSRSLAGRRGWPWWLDLAGAAGLAGFLALTVASNAYQTWIYRGGMLGLAVAAAAIVAAVAHPGARLGRVLGWAPLRWLGERSYGLYLWHYPVIVLATPLWSQWAGWERDGMEAGLSLLLAALSWRWVEQPLRRWDWAAQGWRLPRFRRPWRLALVATGLLAGGTVDAAGLLGLSPVPVLPAPHRLAVESLHPASRPRDRARGGTPPPFPPSELGAHVTAIGDSVMVDAAPFLEQALPGITVSAQVGRQLIAAPPVIRQLQAAGALHRFVIVELGTNGPFTAAQLRALLHAMGPHHWFVLVNTREPRPWETAVNTVIDRVAATYPHTLLVNWYQESAAVSQDFYPDEVHLNPQGARFYAGLLVQAVRTLYARWIRTNPPPSRQPAQQTPPGRVPPGISPAPGAGTAPAPLPPPGQGQISGTSVTTISSVYGSGARP from the coding sequence GTGCCGAAACCGCTGGAACGCCGGGCACGCTACATGCCCGGCCTGGATGGTCTGCGGGCATTGGCCGTGCTGGCCGTTATCGCTTACCACCTCCGGCTGCCCTGGGCGCCGGGCGGGCTGCTGGGAGTAGGGGTGTTCTTTACCCTTTCGGGCTACCTCATCACCGATATCATCGCCACCGAGGTCCGCGACACCGGCCGCCTGCGCTGGGCCCGTTTCTGGCGGCGGCGGGCGCAGCGGCTGCTGCCGGCCCTGTGGGTCATGCTGCTGCTGGTCACCGCCTGGGTCGCCCTCCGCGAACCCGGACTCCTGCCCTCCCTGCGCGGGGAGCTGGCGGCCGCCTTCTTCTACGTCAGCAACTGGTGGGACATCTTCCGGCACGTGTCCTATTTCTCCAGCTTCCTGCCCGACCCGTTCAAGCATCTATGGTCCCTGGCGGTGGAGGAACAGTTTTACCTGCTCTGGCCGCTGATAGCGGTGCTCATCCTCAAGACCGGCCGCCCCTGGCTGCAGGCCCTGCTCACCGTGCTGCTGGCCCTGCTATCGGCGGCCTGGATGGCGTGGCTCTACCACCCGGGCACGGTGCCCAACCGCGTGTACTACGGCACCGACACCCGTGCCTTTGCCCTCCTCATCGGGGCGGCCCTGGCCTTTCTCTGGCCCAGCCGGAGCCTGGCCGGCCGCCGGGGGTGGCCGTGGTGGCTGGACCTGGCCGGTGCCGCCGGCCTGGCGGGGTTCCTGGCCCTGACCGTGGCCAGCAATGCCTATCAGACCTGGATCTACCGCGGCGGGATGCTGGGCCTGGCCGTAGCCGCCGCCGCCATCGTCGCGGCCGTGGCCCACCCCGGGGCCCGCCTGGGCCGTGTGCTGGGCTGGGCCCCCCTGCGCTGGCTGGGGGAGCGCTCCTACGGTCTCTACCTTTGGCATTACCCGGTAATTGTGCTCGCCACACCCCTCTGGAGCCAGTGGGCGGGGTGGGAGCGGGACGGGATGGAGGCGGGCTTGAGCCTGCTCCTGGCGGCCCTCTCCTGGCGCTGGGTGGAGCAGCCCCTGCGCCGCTGGGATTGGGCGGCGCAGGGCTGGCGCCTGCCCCGGTTCCGGCGCCCCTGGCGGCTGGCATTGGTGGCCACCGGCCTCCTGGCCGGCGGGACCGTAGACGCCGCAGGCCTCTTGGGCCTGAGCCCGGTCCCGGTCCTGCCCGCGCCCCACCGGCTGGCGGTCGAGAGCCTGCATCCCGCCTCCCGGCCGCGGGATCGGGCGCGGGGCGGCACCCCGCCGCCCTTCCCCCCGTCGGAACTGGGGGCCCACGTCACCGCCATCGGCGACTCGGTCATGGTGGATGCCGCGCCCTTCCTGGAGCAGGCTCTGCCCGGCATCACCGTCAGCGCCCAGGTCGGCCGGCAGCTCATCGCCGCCCCGCCGGTCATCCGGCAGTTGCAGGCGGCCGGCGCCCTGCACCGGTTCGTCATCGTGGAGCTGGGCACCAACGGCCCCTTCACCGCTGCCCAGCTGCGCGCGCTCCTGCACGCTATGGGCCCGCACCACTGGTTCGTTCTGGTCAACACCCGGGAACCGCGGCCCTGGGAGACGGCGGTCAACACCGTCATCGACCGGGTGGCCGCCACCTATCCGCACACCCTGCTGGTGAACTGGTACCAGGAGAGCGCCGCCGTGAGCCAGGACTTCTACCCGGATGAGGTCCACCTCAACCCCCAGGGTGCCCGCTTCTACGCCGGCCTCCTGGTACAGGCGGTGCGGACGCTTTACGCCCGCTGGATCCGGACCAATCCGCCTCCCTCCCGCCAGCCGGCGCAGCAGACGCCCCCCGGCCGCGTCCCCCCGGGCATTTCCCCGGCACCGGGGGCCGGCACCGCGCCCGCCCCCCTGCCGCCTCCCGGCCAGGGGCAGATTAGCGGGACCAGCGTGACCACCATCAGCTCCGTCTATGGCAGCGGGGCCCGACCGTAG
- a CDS encoding protein of unknown function (Evidence 5 : Unknown function), protein MATPDVHTLAAVIHDPGPDALPSLGTALAALADCRIGVGLSPAVEDAAGLAAARHQAAYAARLAAHPALPVPVLPADAAPGLAPVGLLQGDPARAAEAARRLAPLTASDTRHGTRLLDTLKAYLLHDRRLDETSRALYIHPGTLKYCLRLIRRLTGWDPATTLGLFDMLFSLFLSEDPDLVLRACYGGRADPAGAVFSGIFLPHRT, encoded by the coding sequence GTGGCCACGCCCGACGTCCACACCCTGGCTGCCGTGATCCACGATCCGGGACCCGATGCGCTCCCCTCCCTCGGCACCGCCCTCGCCGCCCTGGCCGACTGCCGCATCGGCGTCGGCCTCAGCCCGGCGGTCGAGGACGCGGCCGGGCTGGCAGCCGCCCGGCACCAGGCCGCCTATGCCGCCCGCCTGGCGGCCCATCCCGCCCTGCCGGTGCCGGTGCTGCCGGCGGACGCTGCGCCGGGGCTGGCCCCGGTAGGGCTGTTGCAGGGGGATCCCGCACGGGCCGCGGAGGCAGCACGCCGGCTGGCGCCGCTCACCGCCTCTGACACCCGGCACGGCACCCGTCTGCTGGACACCCTCAAGGCCTACCTGCTCCATGATCGGCGGCTGGATGAAACCAGCCGGGCGCTTTACATCCATCCCGGCACCCTTAAGTACTGCCTGCGGCTGATCCGTCGCCTGACCGGGTGGGACCCCGCAACCACCCTGGGGCTGTTCGACATGTTATTCAGCCTGTTCCTGAGCGAAGACCCCGATCTGGTCCTGCGCGCCTGCTACGGCGGCAGGGCTGACCCCGCCGGTGCGGTTTTTTCCGGCATCTTCCTGCCTCACCGGACGTAA
- a CDS encoding protein of unknown function (Evidence 5 : Unknown function): protein MVALAWMHLQGHDEAPPRDRPLLERWFAGGGTAGELAGLLPARSCCPRRRQTTRRWGRSGSDGSFTPGAAPDRWPRPTSTPWLP, encoded by the coding sequence GTGGTAGCCCTGGCGTGGATGCATCTACAGGGGCATGACGAAGCCCCGCCCCGGGACCGCCCCCTGCTGGAGCGCTGGTTTGCGGGCGGGGGCACCGCCGGCGAGCTGGCGGGCCTGCTGCCGGCCCGGTCCTGCTGCCCCCGCCGGCGGCAGACCACCCGGCGCTGGGGGAGGAGCGGGTCCGACGGCTCCTTCACGCCCGGGGCTGCCCCGGACCGGTGGCCACGCCCGACGTCCACACCCTGGCTGCCGTGA
- a CDS encoding protein of unknown function (Evidence 5 : Unknown function), which translates to MARSDRIEVTITRCPIAGLSQAYPQLCLRTCGLFAQLAGQAGRPVEVGVQSTRVWDGQPCRIDLLPEAGPQPYRFRTGSAATPASPGRRGRRPGSPRPPAGFGTAGPDADLEAAGQAWGQALWFRDVYHQLWGRRAGLPGEAVSRPVTWGPPGD; encoded by the coding sequence GTGGCGCGGTCCGACCGGATCGAGGTCACCATCACCCGCTGCCCCATCGCCGGCCTCAGCCAGGCCTACCCGCAACTCTGCCTGCGCACCTGCGGTCTCTTCGCCCAGTTGGCCGGTCAAGCGGGGCGGCCGGTGGAAGTCGGGGTGCAGAGCACCCGGGTGTGGGACGGGCAGCCCTGCCGCATCGACCTGCTACCGGAAGCCGGCCCGCAACCCTACCGCTTCCGGACCGGGAGCGCCGCTACCCCCGCCTCCCCTGGCCGGCGGGGCCGCCGCCCTGGAAGCCCTCGTCCGCCGGCTGGGTTCGGAACTGCCGGACCTGATGCCGACCTAGAGGCGGCCGGGCAGGCCTGGGGCCAGGCGCTCTGGTTCCGGGATGTCTACCACCAGCTCTGGGGCCGGCGGGCAGGGCTGCCCGGCGAGGCCGTCTCCCGTCCGGTCACCTGGGGGCCGCCTGGAGATTAG
- a CDS encoding protein of unknown function (Evidence 5 : Unknown function): protein MRADIMPHSVWLTIMISSVPKNWVGSIADRMTSSGHQTAGMRKMCASPGRCRGPPPRAAAHPCRPAQTSAGCWGYGAGGARPNRPVAAAALPGFQTASGSLRSFAPEAGSPPPGVPPLWLQTRMAASCQGIELRARTRAAGAKPCPRGQPDGRRSGGRDNPAAARTGPPARAARKGTRTMSMPEEFVGRLLDGLADGARGAAPGTAEELARWVAARLNQEGPRPASLEGVARTVLDFKRRPWRGPTGSRSPSPAAPSPASARPTRNSACAPAVSSPSWPVKRGGRWKSGCRAPGCGTGSPAASTCYRKPARNPTASGPGAPLPPPPLAGGAAALEALVRRLGSELPDLMPT, encoded by the coding sequence GTGCGTGCGGACATCATGCCGCATTCGGTATGGTTGACGATAATGATTTCCTCGGTGCCGAAAAACTGGGTGGGCAGCATAGCGGACCGGATGACATCATCGGGTCACCAGACCGCCGGCATGCGGAAAATGTGCGCATCCCCCGGCCGATGCCGAGGGCCTCCTCCACGGGCAGCCGCTCATCCATGCAGGCCAGCACAAACAAGCGCGGGTTGTTGGGGATATGGCGCTGGCGGCGCACGACCCAATCGGCCCGTTGCTGCAGCTGCGCTTCCAGGGTTTCAAACTGCATCCGGGTCCCTCCGTTCCTTTGCCCCCGAGGCCGGCAGCCCGCCACCGGGGGTACCGCCATTATGGCTGCAGACCCGGATGGCTGCGTCCTGCCAGGGCATCGAATTGCGGGCCCGCACCCGCGCCGCCGGGGCAAAACCTTGTCCGAGGGGACAACCGGACGGGCGCAGGAGTGGCGGGAGGGACAATCCGGCGGCCGCGCGGACGGGCCCGCCGGCCCGCGCAGCCAGGAAGGGAACCCGGACCATGAGCATGCCCGAGGAATTTGTAGGCCGCTTGCTGGACGGACTGGCGGACGGCGCCCGGGGGGCCGCCCCGGGGACGGCGGAGGAACTGGCGCGCTGGGTGGCGGCGCGTCTGAACCAGGAGGGTCCCCGCCCTGCCTCCCTGGAAGGCGTGGCCCGCACCGTCCTCGATTTCAAGCGCCGCCCGTGGCGCGGTCCGACCGGATCGAGGTCACCATCACCCGCTGCCCCATCGCCGGCCTCAGCCAGGCCTACCCGCAACTCTGCCTGCGCACCTGCGGTCTCTTCGCCCAGTTGGCCGGTCAAGCGGGGCGGCCGGTGGAAGTCGGGGTGCAGAGCACCCGGGTGTGGGACGGGCAGCCCTGCCGCATCGACCTGCTACCGGAAGCCGGCCCGCAACCCTACCGCTTCCGGACCGGGAGCGCCGCTACCCCCGCCTCCCCTGGCCGGCGGGGCCGCCGCCCTGGAAGCCCTCGTCCGCCGGCTGGGTTCGGAACTGCCGGACCTGATGCCGACCTAG
- a CDS encoding protein of unknown function (Evidence 5 : Unknown function), whose translation MRARNSMPWQDAAIRVCSHNGGTPGGGLPASGAKERRDPDAV comes from the coding sequence GTGCGGGCCCGCAATTCGATGCCCTGGCAGGACGCAGCCATCCGGGTCTGCAGCCATAATGGCGGTACCCCCGGTGGCGGGCTGCCGGCCTCGGGGGCAAAGGAACGGAGGGACCCGGATGCAGTTTGA
- a CDS encoding protein of unknown function (Evidence 5 : Unknown function), producing MQFETLEAQLQQRADWVVRRQRHIPNNPRLFVLACMDERLPVEEALGIGRGMRTFSACRRSGDPMMSSGPLCCPPSFSAPRKSLSSTIPNAA from the coding sequence ATGCAGTTTGAAACCCTGGAAGCGCAGCTGCAGCAACGGGCCGATTGGGTCGTGCGCCGCCAGCGCCATATCCCCAACAACCCGCGCTTGTTTGTGCTGGCCTGCATGGATGAGCGGCTGCCCGTGGAGGAGGCCCTCGGCATCGGCCGGGGGATGCGCACATTTTCCGCATGCCGGCGGTCTGGTGACCCGATGATGTCATCCGGTCCGCTATGCTGCCCACCCAGTTTTTCGGCACCGAGGAAATCATTATCGTCAACCATACCGAATGCGGCATGA
- a CDS encoding protein of unknown function (Evidence 5 : Unknown function), with the protein MFADVDATALRQVELLRHHSLILAPVTIHADVYEVESGRLRLPDQRLSDRVNTREAMARG; encoded by the coding sequence ATGTTCGCGGATGTGGATGCCACAGCCCTGCGGCAGGTGGAGCTGTTGCGCCATCATTCCCTCATCCTGGCCCCTGTCACCATCCATGCCGACGTCTACGAGGTGGAGAGCGGCCGCCTGCGCCTGCCCGACCAGCGCTTGAGCGACCGGGTGAACACGCGCGAAGCCATGGCCCGGGGATGA
- a CDS encoding exported protein of unknown function (Evidence 5 : Unknown function), whose amino-acid sequence MRRTVHTPALSLAALSLLFWALPGPAAAAAARPAATGTGSTASGSTSTVTRVYGESRQQTALALALAEYPNGVPSHTAILAAGDPAHLVDALTAAPLAYRLQAPILLADNSRQLGSLTAGGLTTLGVDQVILIGAVANPVFRSSLPPGITVAAVYSGASRFATAAEVARALAALEGRPFRQLFLTAADQANLVDALSAAPAAAMTGSPILLLPNPQAGVSTVPASEAGFVYASQAVYQIGLMSRIQVDGLGSGSTIYRLGGSSRFATSLAIDQAFFPRPASVFIANGAQTHIVDALAAGPYAAALGAPILLVNNGIVTRSGSTYLQQLAHSAVSYVVLGGPASIPSTLTASLETGMDARRTASPPVPSSGMSSTGGGFSPGNPFGRHNGMGF is encoded by the coding sequence ATGCGCCGCACCGTACATACGCCCGCCTTGAGCCTGGCGGCCTTGTCCCTGCTGTTCTGGGCCCTGCCCGGCCCTGCCGCCGCAGCCGCCGCGCGACCGGCTGCCACCGGCACCGGCAGCACCGCCTCCGGCAGCACCTCCACCGTCACCCGCGTCTACGGCGAGAGCCGCCAGCAGACGGCCCTGGCCCTGGCCCTGGCCGAGTATCCCAACGGGGTGCCCTCCCATACCGCCATCCTCGCCGCCGGCGACCCCGCCCACCTGGTGGATGCCCTGACCGCTGCCCCCCTGGCCTACCGCCTCCAGGCCCCTATCCTGCTGGCGGACAACAGCCGTCAGCTGGGCAGCCTCACCGCCGGCGGTCTCACCACCCTGGGAGTGGACCAGGTCATCCTCATCGGGGCGGTAGCCAACCCCGTTTTCCGCAGCAGCCTGCCACCGGGGATTACGGTGGCCGCCGTCTACAGCGGCGCCTCCCGCTTCGCCACCGCGGCCGAGGTGGCCCGGGCCCTGGCCGCCCTGGAAGGGCGGCCCTTCCGGCAGCTATTCCTGACCGCCGCTGACCAGGCCAATCTGGTCGATGCGCTGTCGGCGGCCCCGGCAGCTGCCATGACCGGTTCCCCCATCCTGCTGCTGCCCAATCCCCAAGCAGGGGTGAGCACGGTGCCCGCCTCCGAGGCCGGATTCGTCTACGCGTCCCAGGCGGTCTACCAAATCGGCCTCATGTCCAGGATCCAGGTGGACGGGCTCGGCAGCGGCAGCACCATCTACCGGCTGGGCGGCAGCAGCCGCTTTGCCACCTCGCTGGCCATCGACCAGGCCTTCTTCCCCCGCCCCGCCAGCGTCTTCATCGCCAACGGCGCCCAGACCCATATTGTGGACGCCCTGGCCGCGGGACCGTATGCGGCTGCCCTGGGCGCCCCCATCCTCCTGGTCAACAACGGCATCGTCACCCGCTCCGGGTCCACCTACTTGCAACAGCTGGCCCACTCCGCCGTCTCCTATGTCGTCCTCGGCGGCCCCGCCTCCATCCCCTCCACCCTCACCGCCTCCCTGGAGACGGGCATGGACGCCCGCCGCACCGCCAGCCCCCCCGTGCCCTCCTCCGGCATGAGCAGCACCGGCGGGGGGTTCAGCCCCGGCAATCCCTTCGGACGGCATAACGGTATGGGTTTCTAG
- a CDS encoding exported protein of unknown function (Evidence 5 : Unknown function), which yields MVSLRRTASRRRGLALMLLLAGAGSLAAPAAFAQSGSPPDFQQLGFPKVLTSALVSPDHPAVLHADGAVIRVPAGAVPAPERFEVLTGPLSAFASRVPAGQRPLFDFAFKVENPRTGTLLGKFAKPVLFSYRNPAITPGSLYLDVSPSGQVSPNPMPPVIRGKVLSHPIGAPLVGWVVTTPVRAPAVWPQFDFNQVHNAVFGTGRGPLARGVSWSFREDQGLPLNSPGIDQSLLGPTVSAIQTNHQFGDPNMPTYVDGLVLGATNTHWVYALNAVNGKVVWARRTVNANMSNPLVADNRVIIGTGDSGFLYGALGAFKAGKPVVRGYSFSGVEAFSLHHGRLLWQVPTVGEVMPTPVVLGSTVYFATGGGHVYAVSLADGHVQWKTAIGSFNNMDGLNWWRNPAAGRTEILVGGTDPGYLYALDAATGKVLWKYQPAGLVPTGLGEPAPAVDPARGLVIDDARVAGPGGSNRQLVFALNAATGLPVWATTVATGAPTPPFKGTAVPVIANGTVYLYAPVGKAEVALNEANGQLRWSTPIPGGPGHGGVTVVGNTLLLAHGPEITALDAATGRILKTTRIGGSFGIVDPLVVGRTVFLTSGWGWILARPLTGLL from the coding sequence ATGGTGTCCCTGCGCAGAACCGCTTCCCGGCGCCGGGGCCTGGCCCTGATGCTGCTGCTGGCGGGAGCCGGATCCCTGGCCGCCCCGGCGGCGTTCGCCCAGAGCGGCTCGCCGCCCGACTTTCAGCAGCTGGGCTTCCCCAAGGTCCTTACCAGCGCCCTGGTGAGCCCCGATCATCCGGCGGTGCTGCATGCGGACGGCGCGGTCATCCGGGTCCCGGCGGGGGCGGTGCCGGCCCCCGAGCGCTTCGAGGTCCTGACCGGTCCCCTCTCCGCCTTCGCCTCCCGCGTCCCGGCGGGCCAACGGCCGCTGTTCGATTTTGCCTTCAAGGTCGAGAACCCCCGCACCGGCACCCTGCTGGGCAAGTTCGCCAAACCGGTGCTCTTCTCCTACCGTAATCCGGCCATCACCCCCGGCAGCCTCTACCTGGACGTCAGCCCCTCGGGGCAGGTGAGCCCCAACCCCATGCCGCCCGTCATCCGCGGCAAGGTGCTCTCCCACCCCATCGGGGCCCCGCTGGTAGGCTGGGTAGTCACCACCCCGGTGCGCGCCCCCGCCGTCTGGCCGCAGTTCGACTTCAACCAGGTGCACAACGCCGTCTTCGGGACCGGACGCGGGCCCCTGGCCCGGGGGGTGTCCTGGTCCTTCCGGGAGGACCAGGGGCTGCCCCTCAACAGCCCCGGCATCGACCAGAGCCTGCTGGGCCCCACGGTCTCCGCCATCCAGACCAACCACCAGTTCGGGGACCCCAACATGCCGACCTATGTGGACGGCCTGGTACTGGGGGCCACCAACACCCATTGGGTCTACGCCCTCAACGCCGTCAACGGGAAGGTCGTCTGGGCCCGGCGGACCGTCAACGCCAACATGTCGAACCCCCTGGTAGCGGACAACCGGGTGATCATCGGCACCGGCGACTCCGGCTTCCTTTACGGGGCCCTGGGTGCCTTCAAGGCCGGCAAACCGGTCGTGCGCGGCTACAGCTTCTCAGGGGTGGAGGCCTTCAGCCTGCACCATGGGCGCCTGCTCTGGCAGGTCCCCACCGTAGGGGAGGTCATGCCCACCCCGGTAGTGCTGGGGTCCACCGTCTACTTTGCCACCGGCGGCGGCCACGTCTACGCCGTGTCCCTGGCCGACGGCCATGTGCAGTGGAAGACCGCCATCGGCTCCTTCAACAACATGGACGGGCTCAACTGGTGGCGCAACCCCGCCGCCGGCCGGACCGAAATCCTGGTGGGCGGCACCGATCCCGGCTACCTCTATGCCCTGGACGCCGCCACCGGGAAGGTGCTGTGGAAGTACCAGCCTGCGGGCCTGGTGCCCACCGGCCTGGGGGAGCCGGCCCCGGCGGTGGACCCGGCGCGGGGCCTGGTCATCGACGACGCCCGCGTGGCCGGGCCCGGCGGCAGCAACCGCCAGCTGGTCTTCGCCCTTAACGCCGCCACCGGCCTGCCGGTGTGGGCCACCACCGTCGCCACCGGCGCCCCCACCCCGCCCTTCAAGGGCACCGCGGTGCCGGTGATCGCCAACGGCACCGTCTACCTCTACGCACCGGTGGGCAAGGCGGAAGTAGCCCTCAACGAGGCCAACGGGCAGCTGCGGTGGTCCACCCCCATCCCCGGCGGGCCCGGCCACGGCGGGGTGACGGTGGTGGGGAACACCCTGCTGCTGGCGCACGGGCCGGAGATCACCGCCCTGGACGCCGCCACCGGTCGCATCCTGAAGACTACCCGCATCGGGGGGTCCTTCGGCATCGTGGACCCCCTGGTGGTGGGCCGCACCGTGTTCCTCACCAGCGGCTGGGGCTGGATCCTGGCCCGCCCCCTGACCGGCCTGCTGTAA
- the menC gene encoding o-succinylbenzoate synthase, whose translation METVVEAAVLHRLSMPLRLPFETSYGREERRELLLVEVRTPDGDMGWGECVAQARPLYSPETVDTAALMLVREILPRVLGRPWSHPAEVWEWLTPVRGHPMAKFALEGAVWDLYARRLGRPLAAVLGGTRQEVAAGVSLGMAPLSALLDQVRGWVERGYRRVKIKIAPGRDRETLAALRQAFPGLALMADANGAYRWPQDAARLEALDDLDLLMLEQPFPPEDWEAHAALQARLRTPLCLDESIGSLAEARRAVALGACRVINVKPGRLGGFTPALALEAWARQAGVPLWCGGMLETGVGRALNVALASLPGFTLPGDLSASERYWEEDIIDPPVTLTPDGTIRVPEAPGAGWTVDPRRLARYERWSRTLRV comes from the coding sequence GTGGAAACGGTGGTGGAGGCCGCGGTGCTGCACCGGCTGTCGATGCCGCTGCGGCTGCCGTTTGAGACCAGCTACGGCCGCGAGGAGCGCCGCGAACTCCTGCTGGTGGAGGTGCGGACCCCCGACGGGGACATGGGCTGGGGGGAATGCGTGGCCCAGGCCCGCCCCCTTTACAGCCCGGAGACAGTCGACACCGCGGCCCTGATGCTGGTGCGGGAGATCCTGCCCCGGGTGCTGGGACGGCCGTGGTCCCATCCCGCCGAGGTGTGGGAATGGTTGACGCCGGTCCGAGGGCATCCCATGGCCAAATTCGCCCTGGAAGGGGCGGTCTGGGATCTCTACGCCCGCCGCCTGGGCCGTCCGCTGGCGGCGGTGCTGGGGGGCACCCGCCAGGAGGTGGCGGCCGGGGTCAGCCTGGGCATGGCGCCCCTTTCCGCCCTGCTGGACCAGGTACGGGGATGGGTGGAACGGGGCTACCGGCGGGTCAAGATCAAGATCGCCCCCGGCCGGGACCGGGAGACGCTGGCGGCCCTCCGCCAGGCCTTTCCCGGCCTGGCCCTGATGGCGGATGCCAACGGCGCCTACCGCTGGCCCCAGGATGCCGCCCGCCTGGAGGCCCTGGACGACCTCGACCTGCTGATGCTGGAACAGCCCTTTCCGCCCGAGGACTGGGAGGCGCACGCCGCCCTCCAGGCGCGCCTCCGCACCCCCCTCTGCCTGGACGAGTCCATCGGGAGCCTGGCCGAGGCCCGGCGCGCGGTGGCCCTGGGCGCCTGCCGCGTGATCAACGTCAAGCCCGGCCGCCTGGGCGGCTTCACCCCGGCCCTGGCTCTGGAGGCCTGGGCCCGGCAGGCGGGGGTCCCCCTCTGGTGCGGCGGGATGCTGGAGACCGGCGTGGGCCGGGCCCTCAATGTGGCCCTGGCCAGCCTGCCCGGCTTCACCCTGCCCGGCGACCTCTCCGCCAGTGAACGCTACTGGGAGGAGGACATCATCGACCCGCCTGTGACCCTCACCCCGGACGGCACCATCCGGGTCCCGGAGGCGCCGGGGGCGGGCTGGACGGTTGACCCCCGCCGCCTGGCCCGCTACGAGCGCTGGAGCCGCACCCTGCGCGTCTAG
- the bioB gene encoding biotin synthase (Evidence 2a : Function from experimental evidences in other organisms; PubMedId : 2110099, 8763940, 11717296, 12368242; Product type e : enzyme) — MTLWESLADRVLTGEAADREAALAVLASPDEEILAVLAAAYRIRRHYFGRRVRFHYLLNAKSGRCGEDCAYCSQSARYETGIPTYPLVDREAVLAGAERALNLGAATYCIVMSGRRPRDAEIDQLAEAVQAVKARYPLRICTSLGLVTEAQALRLKAAGVDRYNHNLNTSARFTPSIVTTHTYADRVATVQRIQQAGLSACTGFIAGLGEEDGDLVDVALALRALEVDSVPVNFLIPIPGTPLGHRPRTSALRALRIAAMLRFVLPDKEIRLAGGREGALASLQPMGLYAANSLFVADYLTTPGQDPGLDHRMVQDLGFEVEEPEGEPAAAGPG, encoded by the coding sequence GTGACCCTGTGGGAATCCCTGGCCGACCGGGTACTGACGGGGGAGGCGGCCGACCGCGAGGCCGCCCTGGCGGTACTGGCCAGCCCGGACGAGGAGATCCTGGCGGTGCTGGCGGCCGCCTACCGCATCCGGCGGCACTACTTCGGGCGCCGGGTGCGCTTCCACTACCTGCTCAATGCCAAAAGCGGCCGCTGCGGCGAGGATTGCGCCTACTGCTCCCAGTCCGCCCGCTATGAGACGGGCATCCCGACCTATCCCCTGGTGGACCGCGAGGCGGTCCTGGCCGGGGCGGAGCGGGCCCTCAACCTGGGAGCGGCCACCTACTGCATCGTCATGAGCGGGCGCCGCCCTCGCGACGCCGAAATCGACCAGCTGGCGGAGGCGGTGCAGGCGGTCAAGGCCCGCTATCCCCTCCGCATCTGCACCAGCCTGGGGCTGGTCACCGAGGCGCAGGCCCTCCGGCTGAAGGCAGCGGGGGTGGACCGCTACAACCACAACCTCAACACCAGCGCCCGCTTTACCCCCTCCATCGTGACCACCCACACCTATGCCGACCGGGTGGCCACCGTCCAGCGCATCCAGCAGGCCGGGCTCTCGGCCTGTACCGGTTTTATCGCCGGCCTGGGCGAGGAGGATGGGGACCTGGTGGACGTCGCCCTGGCCCTGCGCGCCTTGGAGGTGGATTCGGTGCCGGTGAATTTCCTCATCCCCATTCCCGGAACCCCCCTGGGCCACCGCCCGCGCACCTCCGCCTTGCGTGCCCTCCGCATCGCTGCCATGCTGCGTTTCGTGCTCCCCGACAAGGAGATCCGGCTGGCAGGAGGGCGGGAGGGGGCGCTGGCCAGCCTGCAGCCCATGGGGCTCTATGCCGCCAATTCCCTGTTCGTGGCCGACTACCTGACCACCCCCGGCCAGGACCCGGGGCTGGACCACCGCATGGTGCAGGACCTGGGCTTTGAGGTGGAGGAACCGGAGGGGGAGCCGGCGGCGGCCGGCCCCGGCTAG